The nucleotide sequence GGCACGGGACGATCTTCTTGCTGCTGTCCCCGACGATGGTGATGCCGCGCAGGGTCAGCGAGTCGCCGTAGTTGGTGTTGATCCCGCCGATGACCTTGCCCGGGGCGGTGATCTCGGAGTTGCTCACATTGATGGTGCGCTTGTACTGCGAGGAGCAGTTGCCACAGGACCGGACGAAGGTGGAGAAGTCCTGGCCGGCGAAGTTCGAGATGTTGAGCGTGCCCCCGCCGTTGAACTGGAAGATCTTGTCCGCGGCCTTGCGGGCGCCGCCACCGATCACGTTGAACGTCTTGCCGGTGCCGCGGAAGGTGGCGGCGTCCTCGCCGACGTCCTCCCACCAGACGTTCTGCAGGGTGCAGCTGCCCTCGCAGTGGACGCCGTCGGCGGCCGGGGCGCCGAGGATGACGTTCTTCAGGGTGGCGCCGTCCTTCAGCTCGAACAGCGGGCCCTGGTCCTCCTCCTGGCCGTCGCCGCCGAGGTCGCCGGAGCCGTAGTAGCGCTTCATGCCGCCGTCGGTGGTCCCGCTGACGCTGATGGTCTTGGAGACCGCCTGCGGGGTGCCGCTGGGGGTGGGCCAGGTGGCGGCGGAGGCCGCGGGCAGGGTCAGACCGGTGGTGATCGCGCCCGCGGTGAGGGCGACGGCGCCGAGGACGCCGGCTATCGCGCGGTGCCTGGTGCGTTGTTCAGCCATGTCGGATCTCCTTGTGCGAGGGGGTGATCGGAGGTGTTTCAGGGAGTGGTGATGGTCGGCCGCGGCGGGGTCGCCATCTTGTTGCCGAGGAAGAAGCTGGGGTGCGGGGG is from Streptomyces hygroscopicus and encodes:
- a CDS encoding pectate lyase, yielding MAEQRTRHRAIAGVLGAVALTAGAITTGLTLPAASAATWPTPSGTPQAVSKTISVSGTTDGGMKRYYGSGDLGGDGQEEDQGPLFELKDGATLKNVILGAPAADGVHCEGSCTLQNVWWEDVGEDAATFRGTGKTFNVIGGGARKAADKIFQFNGGGTLNISNFAGQDFSTFVRSCGNCSSQYKRTINVSNSEITAPGKVIGGINTNYGDSLTLRGITIVGDSSKKIVPCQKYIGNNTGAEPSKNGSGPDGTYCKYSTSDITYR